In the Rhododendron vialii isolate Sample 1 chromosome 2a, ASM3025357v1 genome, AAGGCTTGTGATAGGTGCCaaaaagcacccatttaatcTGCCTAATCTACGCTTTGTCGATCCGTTTACATTGTTACTTGATATATTTTAGCGTTCTACTGTGTTTGTAGGCCTTGGAGACCAATGAATGCGAAAATGTGCAAATTGAATGGTCTTATGGAATTGTTATGCTATGAAACAATACAATTTATGCGGTGGGCCCGAGCAGTATTGTATTGTAAAAGGGTTAATCAATAATTATTCCTAGGCCTATGGGTTGCACGCGGTTTATGATTTTCCGGGAGGGGATTGGACCCATTGACATTGGTCTTGGCTGGTATTGAAAAAAAGGGTAAAGGATTAACAAATGAATTGTGGGAAAAGTTGGGCCAGCCTTCCGTAACTTGAGAAATGTTAAATGGAATATAAAGAAATCCGACTAGGATTCACTATGAAAacaaacgattttttttttggctcgacaaatgaaacttttttaaaCTCGAAGAGGGTACAACGAGGGGAAAtaggaagaaaacaaaacaataacaaGACCATCCAACCGAAAGTTGAACGGAACAATACCTCACCAAACGATATTCAAGGCCAAAAAAATTAGGACTCAAGATgcattaatgtttttttttggtatcctttccttctttttgcAGAATTAGGGCATTATAATTAAATGTGCGGCACGGCAAGCATTGATAGCCAGACATAATAGTTGTATATATAGTAGTACCTTTCGTACATGGACGTTGATAAGCCTTGCCCGCATTCTTCTTCAGGAGTCATGGCAAGCACAAGAGGGGAAAACCCTTTCCCCATAAACCAACAGTTTCGAAGGAgaatgaaaaggaagaaaaataagcGAAGAAGAAGAGCGAAGAAGAAAGCAGAAACAAAATCCCAACCCTGCGGGTTTCCAAATATTCCCGAAGAAATCATTGTCGATATACTCTCAAGATTATCCCTCGGTTCTCTTTCTAGATTCACGTGCGTTTCCAAACAATGGTGTTCTTTGGTTGCTGACATCATTCCCACAGTAACTGGAAGAAAGATGGTTCTCGTTCAATCTGTTTCAAGATCTGGTACCCCGACGTTCCACTCAATCGACGAAGAATCTCATGAGAAACAAGTGTGGAGACTACGAGAAAAGAGAATATCTCGTCGTCCTCCCAGATTTTTCGGATCGTGTAATGGCTTGGTGCTTCTAAATATTACCGATGACTTGTTCCTTTGGAATCCCGTCACCAGttattttaagaaagttttATCTTACGAACGCTTGGCGTTTAAGCAGTATCGTGTTGTTTCCGGACTTTGCTATGACTCCTTGTCTGGTGAGTACAAGGCTTTAGTGGCGCTTCATCGTGAGACACCCGGTTATTATGGTGACTTTGTAATGGTTGGTAGTTTTAAAAGCAAAGATTGGAGAATGGTTGGATTCTCTTATCCGGTTGGCACAGTGGAATCAGGACCTGTAGTAAATGAAAACCTCCATTGGTATGCCTCTAAGAAAAACTCTGTTCGCTTCCTTCCGTGCCATCAGATTATCTACTTCAATCCACATTTGAATAACTTTAAAAAGGTTCCGATGCCGGAGCCTAAGCACGAGGAGGGAGATATGATTTTCGGGTTGGGAGTTTTGGACGGATGTCTTTCTATGGTTCGTCATGACAATCCAAGTAATTATGAATGCCACAGTGTCGAGGTATTGGCAATGAAGGAATATGGCATGAAAAAATCGTGGACTTTGCTGTTTATCATATCGAATTTGACATTAACGGATGGTGATACGTTGGAGCCATTATGCTATACAAAGGATGATGAAGCTCTTATGAAAGTTTCCACGGATGTGAATGGTGATACCATGAGGGCATATAATGTTAACGACTTACATAGAGAAATTTCAGTTCAAAATAATCGTTACTGTATTAATGCAATTAAATATGAGGAAAGTTTGATTGCACCTACTAGCTACGATTGGGAAGACGAAGAGCTGAGAGGGGAAGCAACATATACGGAGTTCTTGTATGGAGACTTgtacaaataccaaaaaacaGGGGATGGTTACTGGGAGTCCTTCAATATCGAAAAGAGAGATTTCGAGGAGCAAAACTCAGAAGATGGTGATCAGTTAGAAATACAAGAAGGGTAATCTACGAAAATGCTCATATAGAGAGTAGTACAATAGATAAGGAAAAGCTGGTAAATGCTTATCTGATTTGTTATATCAACTctgttttttgggtaatgcaAGGTGTTCCGGACCAGTTTGCGCTCACATCAGACTAATTCCTACATCGCACATCGGTCAGCATGGTCTCTTGACGTCGAATCTTGTTGATTGTTGGGGTTTGTTATGGTTTTGATTTGTCTTGTCCTTGTATTTCTCCCCTACTGAAGTCTTCCTCACCCACCGTTTGGGGGTgtcgttttttattttggtgttgGTGTGTGTAAGTTGGGTTATGTGAGATGCAATAGTTGGtgtgtagtgtttttttttttttgctaagcaaaaaggatttattaatctttataaaggattacaaagattaaaagaatcaaGACACACTGACATaaagccacccaagacctaaaGGAAAGCAAGACGCCAACTGAAAAACGAAAGCCAACGTGAAAACCCCAAGACCTGACAAGCGGAAACGAAAATCAAAGCACCAAACCATCAACACCAACCCAAACAAATCTGGAAAAAGCAGCCCAagtaaccaaaaaagaaaaaccaactcACAACGATCCAACCAAGGGGGCAAAACGAAGGCCAAACCTTAGAATTAAAACTCCAAGGAGAGGGAAGCTCCTTTCTTGATATCATCAAGATCCTCCAAATAAGCCTCCTCCTCCAGGTCATCGAGAGCATTGATCCTTTCGGCTAATTCGTTTTCTTGCATTTTAACAAATTTCCTTAACAAGAAATTCAGCCCCCCTCTAGGTTCAATGCCTAACCTATAACCAACGTCCAGAGTTTTCCGAACTTCCTTGAACAAAAGCGAAGAAGAAAGACCCTTCTTTTTCCTAAGGATATGGTCATTGATTTTAACACTAATCTCTGCGAtatgttttttctttataatcttcctctttgatctTCTCACTCAGATACTCTTCTTATGTGCGTGTATGGGTTTGGAGGTATAGGTCTTTGGATTGGCTACCCGCCCGTTCGGCTATTTTCTCCCTCGGGAAGAATATGCCCAATATTATAAGCTCTTTGTTATCAATAGAAATCctaaacttttgaaaaaaaaaaaaaatagcgttTGTTATGTCTCTTACCATTCTTATTTCTGACATATTAAGTAGTTCTCCATAGTTGTAGGTTTCCAGAGCCAATTACACGAAGTTTAACATTCTTTCGGA is a window encoding:
- the LOC131316297 gene encoding F-box protein At3g07870-like: MDVDKPCPHSSSGVMASTRGENPFPINQQFRRRMKRKKNKRRRRAKKKAETKSQPCGFPNIPEEIIVDILSRLSLGSLSRFTCVSKQWCSLVADIIPTVTGRKMVLVQSVSRSGTPTFHSIDEESHEKQVWRLREKRISRRPPRFFGSCNGLVLLNITDDLFLWNPVTSYFKKVLSYERLAFKQYRVVSGLCYDSLSGEYKALVALHRETPGYYGDFVMVGSFKSKDWRMVGFSYPVGTVESGPVVNENLHWYASKKNSVRFLPCHQIIYFNPHLNNFKKVPMPEPKHEEGDMIFGLGVLDGCLSMVRHDNPSNYECHSVEVLAMKEYGMKKSWTLLFIISNLTLTDGDTLEPLCYTKDDEALMKVSTDVNGDTMRAYNVNDLHREISVQNNRYCINAIKYEESLIAPTSYDWEDEELRGEATYTEFLYGDLYKYQKTGDGYWESFNIEKRDFEEQNSEDGDQLEIQEG